Proteins from a genomic interval of Quercus lobata isolate SW786 chromosome 11, ValleyOak3.0 Primary Assembly, whole genome shotgun sequence:
- the LOC115966813 gene encoding uncharacterized protein LOC115966813 — MGFTIAQGLMLVLLIASTMAVSIAWPFGNSNNTKTSNRIIVGGSNDWKYGFDYTKWAIKHGPFYLNDTLVFKYDPPTPNTFPHNVYLLPNLESFIKCNFTNAQKVANETQGAGEGFEFVLKRPWHPQYFACGVGAHCSNGTMRFFVLPIQHNECLCFLLRIHIKGLIAHFIVYESHSKPGDFLGVILHT; from the exons ATGGGTTTCACAATTGCACAAGGACTCATGTTAGTGCTGCTAATTGCTTCCACAATGGCAGTTAGCATAGCCTGGCCATTTGGGAATTCCAATAATACAAAAACTTCCAACAGGATCATTGTGGGTGGCTCGAATGATTGGAAATATGGCTTTGACTACACCAAATGGGCAATCAAACATGGCCCTTTCTACCTAAATGACACTCTAG TTTTCAAATATGATCCACCAACTCCAAACACATTTCCTCACAATGTTTACTTGCTACCAAACCTTGAGAGCTTCATTAAATGTAATTTTACAAATGCCCAGAAGGTGGCGAATGAGACACAAGGAGCTGGTGAGGGCTTCGAGTTTGTGCTGAAAAGGCCATGGCACCCTCAGTACTTTGCTTGTGGTGTGGGCGCTCATTGCTCGAATGGAACCATGAGGTTCTTTGTGTTGCCAATACAAC ATAATGAgtgtctttgttttcttcttcggaTTCATATTAAGGGATTGATTGCTCATTTTATAGTTTATGAGTCACATTCTAAACCAGGTGATTTTCT AGGTGTCATTCTGCATACTTGA